A window of Bufo gargarizans isolate SCDJY-AF-19 chromosome 9, ASM1485885v1, whole genome shotgun sequence contains these coding sequences:
- the LOC122946529 gene encoding olfactomedin-like → MKSNGDQNSSGGGSVRVARNFTGKVNGGDHCVCEVLLPDSSFPAMRVGNLEDETQQLINRVEDEMQKLEEQDIRLDAYMEKLINLTKRLEKLEHMRPEGLVEINFDVLKKEIKEMEMVISQLRGRVNGSNAHVEDLYKEVKNISKSVGQLETLDKNNVLRAQRDMEVLKKRLVDCEKTIKMKAAPMVPLGFCQHHGLSLIGKPNLLQLNWKGVAFKSGAWGKDAAWNATKKSLYWVAPLNPDGRILESIRIYPSLNDIQLYKNSIDLPLSVLINNRWNHTFGGQGAGVIVYNGNLYYNCFNSHDMCRTNLNNGVYQRKALPNAVFNNRYSYSGVSYQDMDFASDEKGLWVIYCTEASAGKIVVGKVNVATFTVENSWTTTLKKTDVTNAFMICGVLYATRSVNKKTEEIFYMFDTKTGKGEKISFMMEKMSEKVQSLSYNANERKLYMYNDAYLVHYDVILNP, encoded by the exons ATGAAGAGCAATGGAGACCAGAACAGCAGCGGCGGGGGATCAGTGAgg GTGGCTCGAAATTTTACAGGGAAGGTAAATGGAGGGGACCACTGTGTATGTGAAGTTCTACTACCAGATAGCTCCTTCCCAGCCATGAGAGTGGGCAACCTAGAGGATGAAACTCAACAACTGATCAACCGTGTGGAAGATGAAATGCAGAAG CTAGAAGAGCAAGACATCAGACTGGATGCCTATATGGAAAAACTCATTAACCTAACCAAGAGACTGGAAAAGTTGGAGCACATGCGTCCTGAAGGCCTAGTAGAAATTAACTTTGATGTCCTAAAGAAAGAGATCAAAGAGATGGAGATGGTCATCTCACAGCTGAGAGGCAGAGTCAACGGAAGTAACGCTCACGTGGAAGACCTGTATAAGGAG GTGAAGAATATCTCAAAGTCAGTTGGACAGCTGGAGACTCTTGACAAGAACAATGTCCTCAGAGCTCAGAGAGACATGGAGGTTCTGAAGAAACGTCTTGTAGATTGTGAGAAAACTATTAAGATGAAAGCTGCACCCATGGTACCACTTG GATTTTGTCAGCACCATGGCTTATCACTTATCGGCAAACCCAACCTTCTGCAACTTAACTGGAAGGGAGTCGCCTTCAAGTCTGGAGCATGGGGTAAGGATGCAGCATGGAACGCCACTAAGAAGTCCTTGTATTGGGTTGCTCCTCTTAATCCTGACGGCCGAATTCTAGAGTCCATACGTATTTATCCATCCTTGAATGATATACAGCTGTACAAGAACTCCATCGACCTGCCCCTCTCTGTGCTCATCAATAACAGATGGAATCATACTTTTGGAGGTCAGGGCGCAGGAGTGATTGTCTACAACGGCAATCTGTACTACAACTGCttcaacagtcatgacatgtgCAGAACAAACTTGAACAACGGGGTCTACCAAAGAAAAGCTCTACCCAATGCCGTGTTCAATAACCGCTACTCCTATTCTGGAGTCAGCTACCAAGACATGGACTTTGCTTCCGATGAGAAGGGTCTGTGGGTGATATACTGCACTGAAGCAAGTGCTGGAAAAATTGTGGTGGGTAAGGTCAATGTAGCCACCTTTACGGTGGAAAATTCCTGGACCACCACACTGAAGAAGACAGATGTGACCAACGCCTTCATGATATGCGGAGTCCTCTACGCCACTCGCTCTGTAAACAAAAAGACTGAGGAGATCTTCTACATGTTTGACACCAAGACTGGAAAGGGAGAGAAAATAAGCTTCATGATGGAGAAGATGTCAGAGAAGGTGCAAAGTCTGAGCTATAACGCAAATGAACGCAAGCTATACATGTATAATGATGCCTATCTGGTGCACTATGATGTTATCCTCAATCCTTGA